A section of the Streptomyces sp. NBC_01591 genome encodes:
- a CDS encoding long-chain-fatty-acid--CoA ligase, protein MFLSVAIILRESARKHPDRVAVVDSGTHISYRELWEGALRCAGALQASGVRPGDRVAVLLPNSADFLYAYFGALAAGATVVPVHGLLVADEVAYVLRHSGSVALIGGGPMWPVAEEGARAAGVRAVQGVPTGGDPLLAPEPAAPEDTAVILYTSGTTGRPKGALLTHLNIVLNASVIAHDLLRLDVDDVVLGCLPLFHTYGQTCAMNATLRAGATLVLMPRFSGAGALELLAAEGVSIFMGVPTMYHALVEAAAQDDTTRRPTLRAAVSGGAALPVAVLERFEETFATQVLEGYGLTETSPVATFNQPELGRRPGTVGHPVWGVEIGVADAAVEDAVLLLPDGEVGEVVVRGHNVFAGYLDDPAATAAAVVDGWFRTGDLGVRDEDGFLSIVDRKKDLVIRGGFNIYPREVEEVLVRHPAVSEVAVIGVPDEARGEEICAVVVLRAGADAMTEEELIAWSRERLGRHKYPRIVRFTGSLPLGPTGKVLKRALTASS, encoded by the coding sequence ATGTTTCTCAGCGTCGCCATCATCCTGCGCGAGTCGGCCCGCAAGCATCCCGACCGCGTGGCCGTGGTCGATTCCGGCACCCACATCAGCTACCGCGAGCTGTGGGAAGGGGCGCTGCGCTGCGCGGGCGCGCTGCAGGCGTCCGGGGTCCGGCCGGGCGACCGGGTCGCGGTGCTGCTGCCCAACTCGGCGGACTTCCTGTACGCGTACTTCGGCGCGCTCGCCGCCGGGGCGACGGTGGTGCCGGTGCACGGGCTGCTGGTGGCCGACGAGGTGGCGTATGTGCTGCGGCACAGCGGTTCCGTCGCGCTGATCGGCGGCGGTCCGATGTGGCCGGTCGCCGAGGAGGGGGCGCGCGCCGCAGGGGTCCGGGCCGTGCAGGGCGTGCCGACGGGCGGCGACCCGCTGCTCGCGCCGGAGCCGGCGGCGCCGGAGGACACCGCGGTGATCCTGTACACCAGCGGCACGACCGGGCGGCCCAAGGGGGCCCTGCTCACCCACCTCAACATCGTGTTGAACGCCTCCGTGATCGCCCACGACCTGCTGCGGCTGGACGTCGACGACGTGGTCCTCGGCTGTCTGCCGCTGTTCCACACCTACGGGCAGACCTGCGCGATGAACGCGACGCTCAGGGCCGGGGCGACGCTCGTCCTCATGCCGCGCTTCAGCGGCGCGGGCGCGCTGGAGCTGCTGGCCGCCGAAGGGGTGAGCATCTTCATGGGCGTACCGACGATGTACCACGCCCTTGTCGAGGCCGCGGCGCAGGACGACACGACGCGTCGGCCCACCCTGCGCGCGGCCGTCTCGGGCGGCGCGGCCCTCCCGGTCGCCGTACTCGAACGCTTCGAGGAGACCTTCGCGACGCAGGTCCTGGAGGGCTACGGGCTGACCGAGACCTCCCCGGTCGCCACCTTCAACCAGCCGGAGCTCGGCCGGCGCCCCGGCACGGTCGGCCACCCGGTGTGGGGCGTGGAGATCGGTGTGGCGGACGCGGCGGTGGAGGACGCCGTGCTGCTGCTCCCGGACGGCGAGGTCGGCGAGGTCGTGGTGCGTGGCCACAACGTGTTCGCCGGGTACCTCGACGATCCGGCGGCGACGGCCGCGGCGGTGGTCGACGGCTGGTTCCGCACCGGGGATCTCGGGGTCCGGGACGAGGACGGCTTCCTGAGCATCGTCGACCGGAAGAAGGACCTGGTCATCCGGGGCGGCTTCAACATCTATCCGCGTGAGGTCGAGGAGGTGCTGGTCCGGCATCCGGCGGTCTCCGAGGTCGCGGTGATCGGTGTGCCCGACGAGGCGCGCGGTGAGGAGATCTGCGCGGTCGTCGTGCTGCGTGCCGGGGCGGACGCGATGACGGAGGAGGAGCTGATCGCCTGGTCCAGGGAGCGGCTCGGGCGGCACAAGTATCCGCGCATCGTGCGGTTCACCGGTTCGCTGCCGCTGGGACCGACCGGCAAGGTCCTCAAGCGGGCCCTGACGGCCTCCTCCTGA
- a CDS encoding PucR family transcriptional regulator: protein MAQNPGARAPRTDGHRPDDDGELRRALAVALLPGIDELTRRVVDDIHAHSGTYASGSPVSRDDLWGICRDNLVRALEDFGGLPSSEGDGEHAARETGRRRAEQDVPLDTVLQAYRRGGRVMWQMMAEHLRATRGTPDAVGPVSGDRDTELDMAGAVWETIDRYSLVMAESYRLTQLEMQGRQDTRRVALFEALLDGRGDDPAVAAAASAALGVPVHDRYVIVVAAQDPAAPPNPAPVLDDHGIWSFWRPRSGRYAGIVRLAAGESGVLLDLLRHHTGATAGVSPEFDRLAQAGRALRLAEQALRTLPAGSGEAAAFDDRLAEVLLVGRPEIAERIVTTQLGGVLDTAAERDVLLGTLRVWLDHGCSAARAAELLYCHRNTVLNRIGRIAELTGRSAESGEVRLGWALALRALPLMGADDERAPMDGDLGRA from the coding sequence ATGGCGCAGAATCCGGGTGCCCGAGCCCCCCGCACCGACGGCCACCGCCCCGACGACGACGGCGAGTTGCGCCGCGCGCTGGCCGTCGCCCTCCTGCCGGGGATCGACGAACTGACCCGGCGGGTCGTCGACGACATCCACGCGCACAGCGGTACGTATGCCTCCGGCTCGCCCGTCAGCCGGGACGACCTGTGGGGGATCTGCCGCGACAACCTGGTGCGTGCGCTGGAGGACTTCGGCGGGCTGCCGTCCAGTGAGGGCGACGGCGAGCACGCGGCGCGCGAGACGGGGCGACGGCGGGCGGAGCAGGACGTACCGCTGGACACCGTGCTCCAGGCCTACCGGCGCGGTGGCCGGGTGATGTGGCAGATGATGGCCGAGCATCTGCGGGCGACGCGCGGGACACCGGACGCCGTGGGGCCGGTCTCGGGCGACCGGGACACCGAGCTCGACATGGCGGGCGCCGTGTGGGAGACCATCGACCGCTACTCGCTGGTGATGGCGGAGTCGTACCGGCTGACCCAGCTGGAGATGCAGGGCAGGCAGGACACCCGCCGCGTCGCCCTCTTCGAGGCCCTGCTCGACGGGCGCGGCGACGATCCGGCGGTCGCGGCGGCGGCCTCCGCGGCGCTGGGCGTGCCGGTCCACGACCGGTACGTCATCGTCGTCGCCGCCCAGGACCCGGCCGCACCGCCCAACCCGGCACCCGTCCTCGACGACCACGGCATCTGGTCCTTCTGGCGCCCCAGGTCGGGCCGGTACGCGGGAATCGTGCGGCTGGCCGCGGGGGAGTCCGGTGTCCTGCTCGACCTGTTGCGGCACCACACCGGTGCCACCGCGGGCGTGTCACCGGAGTTCGACCGGCTCGCCCAGGCGGGCAGGGCCCTGCGGCTGGCCGAGCAGGCGCTGCGCACGCTGCCCGCCGGGAGCGGCGAGGCGGCGGCCTTCGACGACCGGCTCGCGGAGGTGCTCCTCGTCGGCCGGCCGGAGATCGCCGAGCGCATCGTCACCACACAGCTGGGCGGCGTCCTGGACACGGCGGCCGAACGCGACGTACTGCTGGGCACCCTCCGGGTCTGGCTCGACCACGGCTGCTCGGCGGCGCGGGCGGCCGAGCTGCTCTACTGCCACCGCAACACGGTCCTCAACCGGATCGGCCGGATCGCCGAACTCACCGGCCGTTCCGCGGAGTCGGGCGAGGTGCGGCTGGGGTGGGCGCTGGCCCTGCGGGCGCTGCCGCTGATGGGCGCCGACGACGAACGGGCGCCGATGGACGGTGACTTGGGCCGGGCCTGA
- a CDS encoding carboxylesterase/lipase family protein — MSAVPSPIPGTSPQVSTVHGAVRGTLEQGVAVFRGIPYAAPPVGARRFRAPEPPEPWEGVRDAVAFGPTAPKRPYNPPLDRLLPDPDVAGDDCLNLNVWTPSPDRTGLPVLVWIHGGSLLHGSSAVPLYDGTAFARDGVVLVSVNYRLGMEGFGVFPDAPANRGLLDQIAALTWVRDNIAAFGGDPDLVTVCGESAGAISIGALLAAPRARGLFRRAVLQSGAPTALPLGAAARRTTELVAKRLGVEATAGALAAVDPAALLAAQTEVTAGGSPLTGGNSFQIVVDGDLLPREPLEALLDGAASDVDLLMGSNSEEYRLWFVPSGLTERLSAFKLRLALLKFKVPGATTRTYRANRPGAMPGELLGALATDLLLRVPLNRVADAHADAPGSTHVYEFGWPSPVLRLGACHALEIGFVFDTLDKPDAVALAGEEAPQELADAMHAAWVAFAASGDPGWPAWDDSRPVMGFGPGKPAVVRAPRDEELRGWAPYRRNS; from the coding sequence ATGTCTGCCGTACCCTCTCCGATACCCGGGACGTCACCTCAGGTCAGCACGGTCCACGGGGCGGTGCGCGGCACGCTGGAGCAGGGTGTTGCCGTCTTCCGCGGCATCCCGTACGCCGCCCCGCCGGTCGGCGCCCGGCGCTTCCGGGCACCCGAGCCGCCCGAGCCCTGGGAGGGGGTGCGGGACGCGGTGGCGTTCGGGCCGACCGCGCCCAAGCGGCCGTACAACCCGCCGCTGGACCGGCTGCTGCCCGACCCCGATGTGGCGGGCGACGACTGCCTCAACCTCAATGTGTGGACACCGTCCCCGGACCGCACCGGGCTCCCGGTACTCGTCTGGATCCACGGCGGTTCGCTGCTGCACGGCTCGTCGGCGGTGCCGCTGTACGACGGGACCGCGTTCGCCCGGGACGGTGTGGTCCTGGTGTCGGTCAACTACCGGCTCGGCATGGAGGGGTTCGGGGTGTTCCCGGACGCGCCCGCCAACCGGGGGCTGCTCGACCAGATCGCGGCGCTGACCTGGGTGCGGGACAACATCGCGGCGTTCGGCGGCGATCCGGACCTGGTCACGGTGTGCGGCGAGTCGGCGGGGGCGATCAGCATCGGCGCCCTGCTGGCCGCCCCGCGGGCAAGGGGCCTGTTCCGGCGGGCGGTGCTGCAGAGCGGTGCGCCGACCGCGCTGCCGCTGGGCGCGGCCGCCCGCCGCACCACGGAGCTGGTCGCCAAGCGGCTCGGGGTCGAGGCGACGGCCGGGGCGCTGGCCGCGGTGGATCCAGCCGCGCTGCTGGCCGCGCAGACCGAGGTGACGGCCGGCGGCTCCCCGCTGACCGGCGGGAACTCCTTCCAGATCGTGGTGGACGGTGATCTGTTGCCCCGCGAGCCGCTCGAAGCGCTGCTGGACGGCGCCGCGTCCGACGTCGATCTGCTGATGGGCTCGAACAGCGAGGAGTACCGGCTCTGGTTCGTACCCAGTGGTCTGACCGAGCGGCTGTCCGCGTTCAAGCTCAGGCTGGCCCTGCTGAAGTTCAAGGTGCCGGGCGCCACGACGCGTACGTACCGGGCGAACCGGCCGGGTGCCATGCCGGGTGAGCTGCTCGGCGCGCTCGCCACCGATCTGCTGCTGCGGGTCCCGCTGAACCGGGTGGCGGACGCCCATGCCGACGCCCCGGGAAGCACCCATGTCTACGAGTTCGGCTGGCCGTCCCCGGTGCTGCGGCTGGGCGCCTGTCACGCGCTGGAGATCGGCTTCGTCTTCGACACACTGGACAAGCCCGACGCGGTGGCGCTGGCCGGCGAGGAAGCCCCGCAGGAGCTGGCCGACGCGATGCACGCGGCGTGGGTGGCGTTCGCCGCTTCCGGCGACCCCGGCTGGCCGGCCTGGGACGACTCGCGCCCGGTGATGGGCTTCGGCCCCGGAAAGCCCGCCGTGGTGCGGGCCCCGCGCGACGAGGAGCTGCGCGGCTGGGCGCCGTACCGCAGGAACTCCTGA
- a CDS encoding terpene synthase family protein has product MPFQSTGCNPGIEATREAAWEWAESNDLVLSPVARKKMIRTRPELWISLIFPSASQQHLDLFCQWLFWAFLVDDEFDDGPAGRDPRMCEAAIDRLVAVLDGGPPRGAMERALVGLRTRTYRNRSARWIRQFRRDTVAWLWTYYAEAVERAAGQAPSRTEFVKHRRDSVAMQPFLDLHEITAGIDLPESARSLPAYIALRNSVTDHSGLCNDICSFEKEALLGYEHNAVRLIQRDRGCTLQEAVDEAGAQLAEIAQRVQRAEKELIEEIDAAGIQGPTRTALERCMQDYRGLVRGDFDYHARAERYTRPDLVEVDERESLSEHFAA; this is encoded by the coding sequence ATGCCGTTCCAGAGCACCGGATGCAATCCCGGCATCGAGGCGACCAGGGAGGCCGCATGGGAATGGGCCGAATCCAATGACCTCGTGCTCTCCCCGGTGGCCCGGAAGAAGATGATCCGGACAAGGCCCGAACTCTGGATATCCCTCATATTCCCTTCCGCCTCGCAGCAGCATCTCGATCTCTTCTGCCAGTGGCTCTTCTGGGCCTTCCTCGTCGACGACGAGTTCGACGACGGGCCCGCCGGACGTGATCCGCGCATGTGCGAGGCGGCGATCGACCGGCTGGTCGCCGTTCTCGACGGCGGCCCGCCGCGCGGCGCCATGGAGCGCGCACTCGTGGGGCTGCGGACCCGGACGTACCGCAACCGCTCGGCGCGCTGGATCCGGCAGTTCCGGCGGGACACGGTCGCCTGGCTGTGGACCTACTACGCCGAGGCCGTGGAGCGGGCCGCCGGGCAGGCGCCGAGCCGTACCGAATTCGTGAAGCACCGCCGGGATTCGGTGGCCATGCAGCCCTTCCTGGATCTCCATGAGATCACCGCCGGAATCGACCTTCCGGAATCGGCCCGGAGCCTTCCCGCGTACATCGCGCTGCGCAACTCGGTGACCGATCACTCGGGGCTCTGCAACGACATCTGTTCCTTCGAGAAGGAGGCGCTGCTCGGATACGAGCACAATGCGGTGCGCCTCATTCAGCGTGATCGCGGATGCACGCTCCAGGAGGCCGTCGACGAGGCCGGCGCGCAGCTCGCGGAGATCGCGCAGCGGGTGCAGCGCGCCGAGAAGGAACTGATCGAGGAAATCGACGCGGCCGGTATCCAGGGCCCCACCCGGACCGCGCTGGAGCGGTGTATGCAGGACTACCGCGGGCTGGTCCGGGGCGACTTCGACTACCACGCCCGCGCGGAGCGCTACACCCGTCCCGATCTCGTCGAGGTCGACGAACGGGAGTCCCTGTCGGAGCACTTCGCGGCCTGA